ATTGAGAATGAAGTAATATTCTAGGGCATCGCAATGTTATGTATCCAGCAATTCAGGTAAATACTTAAATTTGCCAGTCAAAATGTCCTAAAATGAATATAGAAGCAGTTGAAATCAAAATTGATAAAGGAATCCAAGCCATCAGAATTCCAAAAGCGATGAGTATTAATGATAACAAGGTTTATCTCAAAAAAATGGGGAATATGTTATTCATTATTCCTTACCACAATCCCTGGCAAAATCTGATCGAAAGTACGGATGCTTTCACTGCGGATTTTATGGACCAAAGAAATCAACCAGACCAACAAACCAGAGATTTCTTTGAATTATGATTTACCTGCTCGATACAAATATCTGTATTTACATCATTAAGAAAAAGCCAGCTGAGGTATTTGAAAAATTCAAAAATCTGAGCCCCGGTGATGTTGGGATATCAACGATTTCACTTGCCGAACTTCAGTATGGCGCTTAGAAGAGTTCAAATCCGGCAGCAAACAAGGAAGCCTTAATAAAATTTCTTACACCGATTGAAATTGTTGATTTTGATTACGAAGCAACCATTACATATGGTGAAATACGTGCAGATTTAGAAAAAAAAGGTACTCCTATTGGACCGATGGATTTACTCATTGCTGCTCATGCATTAAGATTGGGAGTTATTATGGTAACCAACAATATCAAAGAATTCAGGAGAATTGAAACGCTACAATTAGAAAATTGGGTTAATGGCTGATGATGAGATTTACTTAATTCAACTGAATTTAAGCTACTTACCCGAGATTTAGAGAACAATTAGTAGAATACCATCAAACCCAATGTTTAGTGTAATTCAGAAATTGGACAATCTCAAAAATCTAATTTTTGTTATTTGGTTATCCATCTTATCAGTTGTTTCTATGGCATAATTTACTGAAGTCGCAATACTTGCAGATGTTCAGGTCATTTGTTTGGGAGAATGGAATTTCCTGGTTGAAAATTTCGTTGAGGATTTCG
Above is a window of Bacteroidales bacterium DNA encoding:
- a CDS encoding AbrB/MazE/SpoVT family DNA-binding domain-containing protein gives rise to the protein MNIEAVEIKIDKGIQAIRIPKAMSINDNKVYLKKMGNMLFIIPYHNPWQNLIESTDAFTADFMDQRNQPDQQTRDFFEL